Sequence from the Magallana gigas chromosome 4, xbMagGiga1.1, whole genome shotgun sequence genome:
TTAACAATGACGGCATTCTCCTAATAATCATCAATGTTTCGCATTCTTCTTTTGGCCACTCTAGTTTTTAGAATGAATTTTGAACCTACGCACAgtgcatagtacatgtatatggtattTTTGTCATATGGCATTTTTTTATGTCAGTGTATTATAGACTGCATGCATGCCATGCAATTCCGAagacaataaaatatttcttgtttcATACATATAACTTCGGGATTAATGTGTAATATATCTGGTTGACATGATGCATTTTTGTTATAACAGtagtattctttttttctgtaaatgtaTAACCCATcaataacattttctattatAATTCTACATTATCTGTTAAAACCaaagaacaaagaaaaaaaatcggagCAAATAAAATCATACTACAAGctcgtagcatcggggggggggggggggaagggggggggctGGAATTGAAAGAAAGGATACCAACAGTGAAATTAGATGTTATATATAGCTATGAATACACTGTGCTTTGCCCCCTCCCCTACTCTCCCCacaacggattaggattttcatgattttgagaagtccgctgaatttctttttttcttgtcaaaGTATTTTGGATgggtttgccccccccccccctacacacacacacacacacacacactttcagacACTATGAAAAATGCCTTTACTGCTGTAAGAAGGTAGATGAGTCAATACATGTTATTTAAACTTGATCTGTAAAGTTGATTAAGTTTATCAAAAACAACCATGTTAATACCACCTCAGTGTCTGAACGTTGGTGATTTTTATCTAAGGGGAGATCAACTCAAACTGCTAAAAAGGTTTTCCAAAACTCTGACACCATCTTTCCTTTCAAACAAGAGATTACCATTAAAAGAGTAACTTTATagcagttttaatttttttcctaaaatttgatcaaaagggcATCATcttaatttatatcaaaaataccATGGAATAATTAAATTCAAAGCTTTTGATATAGACATAAGACCGATGCACTTTTTTTGCCTGCCAGCAACAGTTGAACTGTAGTATAGAAGaggattttaaaaactttttaggataacaaaaaaaatacttccaagaataaatgcatttattttccAATACATGAACAACAGATAACAGACCCAACACCAGTTACTCTGATCCCGCGGCATATGTTTTCTCAATTTTGGCAAATGTTTTCTTGTTCCTAATCatcatgtacatgatttttctGTCGGATACCCAAAAATAAAGAACatgtttttgaagaaaaattgaaCTTTGTTAAGTATTTTGGGCCCATATAGGTGGgatttaatgttttacaatCTATGATCTCATTTTTTCTACAAATGCTATTTAAGCTATGAATCTTGAACTAATAGATTACGTCGAGCAACCTCGGATAGCAATATCATATGAATTATTTTGGTGACTGAAAAAAGGTAAAGACGCAAGATGAAAAAACTCTAAATATTACTTGCTTTGGAAGGCCTGAAAGGGTGACTGAATAGCAAGCCTATGTTTTTAACCTTAAAAGTGCTCGATTGTGGAGGACATTTTTAGACGGTTTGAGTCTCCTTTATGTAAAGAggagctgtatatataaattatgaaaaaaatacccaaataaAGAAGTCAAAatatatggatattttttttaaaagcttataataatttaaacataaacaaatcatatcttcaAATGCGATGTATATCTAGTGGTTGATTTATTGACCACCGAGCATCcttaacatttaatattgaCTCTTAATACGTAGATCATCGGGCACCATTAAACCACACATCTGATTCTGttgttattaatattaattcGTTCCGGTTATATCCTCTCATTATATAATCACTTTGAACACATGTTCATATACAACAAAATTCTCATTAATAACAAGAATAGCAGATTCAAAGAAAGGTTATACCGTAGTTGAATATAGGACGAGATTAAAATCAGGTCTactcaaaataatttcaaaattactttTACAGTGAATCGAAAACGCAAATAATAATCATCATTGCATAATAATAAAAGTGAAAATGGGGTAACTTAACTACATGAATAATGTATTTAAACTTGTTAACAgttattacacaatttatctacACTTGAATTAAAAGGCATAATAAAGCGTGTTTTATTGAGGTaagaaatattgtttatttgtattttgtttttagtttcAAATTAAGTACAGAAGTTCATCAATTAACCGTATAACCTTTCTTAGTGGtcttatatatgaaaatatgtaaGTGGTAAACGGATTCTTTTTCATTGCGTTTGATTATTTCATtcagaagttatctctcttatcaggaGTTCATAAGTGGCTAATTCAGACCTCGTCCTTGTTTGGGGTTTTCTACATTGATTTGTGtgtgcattaaaaaaatcattgcacGAAACCCCGTTGGATAGCGCTATCTTTACGAACGATTAAGGCATCTTTCTTATATTTACTAGATAGCTATACAACAGCCATTTAACAAATGTTACCCACAGGGCCCCAGAGAGCGAGGGGGTAAATTCTATAAAGGCAATTTACTGAAAGCGTTGTCATCAAATAAGATACAATAACACAGGGTTGTATTGAAATGCCCCCTTTCTGATCTATCAAGGCAAATTAATTCTGTCATGGTCAAGAATGCAGATGTAGAAATGGATGATTTGATACAAATAATCACCATTCACGGGCATCTATATGCTAGCATTTTTACCTCGCATGtcaactaagttgcatgtcgacacaACTAAGTttcatgtcgacataaataagttgcatatcaacataaataaatagaatGACATCATAGATaaattgcatgtcaacataaacaaattatacatgtcaacatattcattttgcatgtcaacataaataggTAACATCTGGCAAGTCGGAAGTTATATGTgggcgattttttttttaatttccaatcattttgatttgatttcaattttcttgcatgtcaacatattatattgcatgttgacataattatctacCATGTCAACCTACTCATTTCACATGTTGACATTCTCAAGTACGACGTTCATAAAGTTTTGTGAAGTCATAGGAAATATCATGCTTAAACGGTAAATTTTTCGTGTAATGATAAAtgcgtacaaaatataaaaagtaactTACATCCACTGTGattgtaaatcgtatttattttcaatcaaatcaaatacaCAACACAGAACACTTATAACAATACTGTAATATGTCAGTTAACatgaatgaatatattttataggCCCATATACTGTActcaatataaagaaaaaaataaaataaaataaaataaaaataaacagaaacagAAACACTGTGGATCAGAGTATATCGTATTTACACACTGCCATATATTTTAGATAAATGATGATCTTCACCTTACCAGCATTGTGTATGTATGCATCACTATCAGAATAGCAAGAAAAGAGTTTCGACTTTTCAGTTAATGTCAAATAAGTGACTACAGTTTTATCCCATAAACACTGAGTAATGTACAGCgtacattatttacaaaatgtcAGTATTCATTTCAGATATTTGATGACCTTTACATCCCCAGTCCAGTACTCGGCAACATACAAATTGTCTTGATTATCAACACAGAGACCGTACGGATATTTCACGTTTTCGATGTAACGTAAGAACTTCCCATCCTGGTCCAGTATGTGGATACAACTGTTGTCACAGTCTGCCGTCAGGATCTGACTATGACCGTTTATTGTGATGCCACGGGGTCTATAAAGATTTTTCTTGGCTCTTGTGGGATGACCggtgtatctccatctgagtttcccttcctgattaaccaccactactgcaccagcCCCCCAGTCAGCTACacaaatatcatggtttttgtTTTCAGCAACGCATTTAATGCTAAAACTACTGGAGTACAGAGGCTTACCTTCATCATCAACTTGAATTGTCCGTTTCACTGTCCTTCCTGAGTATCGGACAACTTTAGATTGAGTTTTGTCATCGTTAGAAAGAACTACTAGAAGATCACCGGTAGAGCTAACACAAAAATTCATAGGTTCCATCCTTGAAATACAATTATCGCTTCTATTTTCCCATCTTTGACTTGATTCAAAGTCTTTAATGTACGGTCACAATACACTAAATCTCCAGCACTTGTGACTGCTATATCATCTGGAtaatatctttgttttgttgTGATGGTATTCATACATTTGCCACTTGTAGTAAAGCATTTTATGATATTACCACTGCCCGCACTTGTCCAGATTTCTTCATCAGTGTAAAAGGAGACACATCGAAGATGTTTAAACCCTGTGTTAAACGTGTTGATAACCTCAGGTATATCTATCGGTTCTCCGGATGAATCCTCTGGTAACTCAATCTTGTAGCCATCTTCATTTATTGTTGAGACTAAAGGTCTTAGGGTTCCAAACATTTCGCAAACCTGATCTCCGTTGATAGGCTTGGGAGAAAATGAAGGCAGTGTGACATTAACCTTGAAAGGCATTTTTCTAAAGTTATTAATTTTGGTTCTGTACTTTACGCTAACCGACACATCTTTAGATTCCTCAAGATCCTTTAAGGTAGATACGTTTCTTCTAATCAAGGATTCGATCTgcatgatttcattcaaatgtttCTCCAATATATCACggtgtttttcttttatctctgttatttcttttttcattttgttgatgacTCTGTCAACTTCTGTGTGCCATTTTACACCTTGTTCTGATATAACTATTGTAATTTTCTCATAGTCTCCATTGAGACTTTCAATCTGTTTAATTAACTCGTTCCTTATTTCTTCATACGTAGGGGCAATAACTTTTTCTATTTCTTCAGCATCTTTTTGTATACCCGTTTTATTTGCCTTGTAGATGTCTTCAAGGGCTATGAAATCATGACCTTTATGTGTTTCGGATGCAGCACACAAAGCACAAATTAAGACAGTACATGACTTGCATTGCAATTTACATGTTTCTTTGGAATGCGCTTTACATGTTGGAAATATTAAGGTTGATTTTCTTTCCTTAAAGGgaactattttatgtttgtcatactCATCCGATATATGTTCTCCTATACAGGGCTTGCAGAGGctgacatgacaaaagtcacagtagctcTGTACTATGTTCTCCTTACAGAGGTCACATCGGACCACGTCCTGGGCACTGTGGCGGGGATCCATCTAAGTCAGAAAAAAGTCAAGGTTTATCTACTGTTTATAAATCCATTCAAAAACAGTTcagttttttttggttttatagACGGTTTTATGCTGTCCAAACAAAGACTAATTTAAAATACAGATGTCCTTTAATTCATTTTACAGGAATTGTTAGATCGTAGCTGACAGTGTTTATACCTTATAAATCAAAATGGCGGTTTCTCCTCAACCAGTTGGATCGAATGATACAGGTTTCCAACAGATATCCTCATCGAGTCAATATCCCTAGTGGATAAAATATCCAACCAAAATTTATAGCAATGCACCAAATAAGTTCAAAAAAACATCTGATGGCGTATAGGCGAGATATAGCAATGTTTATCTCATCTGGGGTTGCCGTTTAGTGATCAAGGTACAACACTCAGCTATCGACTACGTCACCTGGAAAACCCATGCATATATCCACTTTCGGTTTGTAATACTGCCGGTGGTTTGCTGAACTCGTAGGTATCAGAATAAAGAAgaatgaatattaatatattacatTCATATGAAGATCTTTGCaataacatttaaatatgtGAGTTTCTTGTTtttagtgatattttttttaaatatttaaggattgtgtcatgttgtaaattttgaatttaccgcgtggcagtaaatataatatttacaacatgacaactagaAAATTTGCAACATGACAACTATAGTTAATTAATGAGTGCGATATAATTTAGCTTAAAAGTTATTTGTGCATGTGTCTTGAATAaggaattaaaataattattactatatgttttaacaagataagaaatttgaaatgcaACATGCACTTTGAAAACTTATTTAACAAACGACAAAGTGCTTTGACGCTTACCTGAGTATAATACTATACAGAATGTACAAAATAGCCATAATTATTCACATGTAATCATGAAAATGGTGCTTAATTGAAAGACGAAAATTTGCTTCAAGATAACAAGATTGAAAAGTCAATTGAATTTGAAACATATGATCTGAAAgtgttttaagcattttattgGAAGGGGTgataaattatttgtatttcatggattttatt
This genomic interval carries:
- the LOC105329443 gene encoding tripartite motif containing 13, whose product is MDPRHSAQDVVRCDLCKENIVQSYCDFCHVSLCKPCIGEHISDEYDKHKIVPFKERKSTLIFPTCKAHSKETCKLQCKSCTVLICALCAASETHKGHDFIALEDIYKANKTGIQKDAEEIEKVIAPTYEEIRNELIKQIESLNGDYEKITIVISEQGVKWHTEVDRVINKMKKEITEIKEKHRDILEKHLNEIMQIESLIRRNVSTLKDLEESKDVSVSVKYRTKINNFRKMPFKVNVTLPSFSPKPINGDQVCEMFGTLRPLVSTINEDGYKIELPEDSSGEPIDIPEVINTFNTGFKHLRCVSFYTDEEIWTSAGSGNIIKCFTTSGKCMNTITTKQRYYPDDIAVTSAGDLVYCDRTLKTLNQVKDGKIEAIIVFQGWNL